A DNA window from Loxodonta africana isolate mLoxAfr1 chromosome 7, mLoxAfr1.hap2, whole genome shotgun sequence contains the following coding sequences:
- the LOC100654356 gene encoding olfactory receptor 52B4-like: MNILNHTGTSHRIFRLLGIPGLEDQHMWNSIPFIISYLIAVLGNSLFIFIILTRHSLHEPMYLFLCMLAGADIVLSTCTVPQALAIFWFHAGEISLDRCITHLFFIYSTFISESGILLTMAFDRYIAICYPLRYTTILTHALVGKIGSSIFLRSYGTISPMTYLLKRLTFCQNNIIPHTFCEHIGLTKYACNDIRVNIWYGFSVLMLTVVLDVVLICVSYMLILRAFFHMPSQNAHHKALNTRGSHVFVIILLYGPRIFTTLTQRFGCHIPPHTHILLANVCILVPPMLNPIIYGIKTKQIQDQMVHVLFTRQK; encoded by the coding sequence ATGAATATATTGAACCACACTGGTACTAGCCACAGAATCTTCCGTTTGCTGGGCATCCCCGGACTAGAAGACCAGCACATGTGGAATTCCATCCCCTTCATCATTTCCTATCTCATTGCTGTGCTTGGGAACAGCCTGTTCATCTTCATCATCCTCACAAGGCACAGCCTCCATGAACCCATGTACCTCTTCCTCTGCATGCTGGCTGGAGCAGACATTGTCCTCTCCACATGCACAGTACCGCAGGCCTTGGCCATCTTCTGGTTCCATGCTGGGGAGATCTCCCTGGATCGCTGCATCACCCACCTCTTTTTCATCTATTCCACCTTCATCTCTGAGTCAGGGATCTTGCTGACGATGGCATTTGACCGCTACATTGCCATATGCTACCCACTGAGATACACCACTATTCTTACACACGCCTTGGTTGGGAAAATTGGCTCAAGTATCTTCCTGAGAAGTTATGGTACAATCTCCCCCATGACATATCTTCTGAAAAGATTGACTTTCTGCCAAAATAATATAATTCCACACACCTTCTGTGAACACATTGGCTTGACCAAATATGCTTGTAATGACATTCGAGTGAACATTTGGTATGGTTTTTCTGTCCTAATGTTAACAGTGGTCTTAGATGTTGTGCTAATTTGTGTTTCCTATATGCTGATTCTTCGTGCTTTCTTTCACATGCCTTCCCAAAATGCACACCACAAAGCTCTGAACACCCGTGGCTCCCATGTCTTTGTCATCATCCTACTTTATGGGCCTAGAATCTTCACAACCCTTACTCAGCGTTTTGGATGCCACATCCCACCTCATACCCACATTTTGTTGGCTAATGTCTGCATTCTGGTTCCACCTATGCTGAATCCCATCATTTATGGGATCAAGACCAAACAGATCCAGGACCAGATGGTTCATGTGTTATTTACAAGGCAGAAATGA
- the LOC100670565 gene encoding E3 ubiquitin-protein ligase TRIM21-like: MASAKPLAMMWEEVTCSVCLDPFVEPVIIECGHSFCQGCISEVGKDGGSSCPVCRQKFLLRNIRPNRHLANMVDNLRQMDQSTKEDMKGDQCTVHGEKLQVFCEKDGKALCWVCAQSRKHRDHSRIPIEEAAHEYQEKFQVALQKLRREQELAEKLEVDTAEKRAAWKARVEIQKSRIHAEFVQQRNFLAKEEERQLQKLEKDERDQLRILGETEAHLAQKSQALQELISELERRSRGPVLELLQDAKSILERSEAWNLKELGVASPDLRNECCVPGLKNMRKTHGVHVTLDPDTANPWLILSKGRRQVRLGYTCQDLPENEERFDSYPMVLGAQHFDSGKLYWEVDVTGKEAWDLGVCRHSVKRKGQFTLSPENGFWTIWLWNKQKYEAGTSPQTSLDLKVPPRQVGIFLDYENHTVSFYNITDHGSLIYTFSECAFVGPLRPFFNTGFSDGGRNTAPLTLCPLKLGY; encoded by the exons ATGGCCTCAGCGAAGCCCCTGGCAATGATGTGGGAGGAGGTAACATGCTCTGTCTGCCTGGATCCCTTCGTGGAGCCTGTGATCATTGAATGTGGCCACAGTTTCTGCCAAGGATGCATCTCTGAGGTCGGGAAAGATGGCGGCAGTAGTTGCCCTGTGTGCCGGCAGAAATTCCTGCTCAGGAACATCCGGCCCAATCGGCACCTGGCCAACATGGTGGACAATCTTAGACAAATGGACCAGAGCACCAAGGAGGACATGAAGGGGGATCAGTGTACGGTGCATGGAGAGAAACTTCAAGTGTTCTGTGAGAAAGATGGAAAAGCACTTTGCTGGGTGTGTGCCCAGTCACGGAAACACCGTGACCACTCCAGGATCCCTATTGAGGAAGCTGCACATGAGTACCAG gaGAAGTTCCAGGTGGCAttacagaagctgagaagagagcAGGAGTTAGCTGAGAAGTTGGAAGTCGATACTGCTGAGAAGAGAGCAGCCTGGAAGGCAAGG GTTGAGATACAAAAATCAAGGATTCACGCAGAGTTTGTGCAGCAGAGAAACTTCCTGGCTAAAGAAGAAGAGAGGCAGCTGCAGAAACTTGAGAAGGATGAGAGAGATCAGCTCAGAATCCTGGGGGAGACTGAGGCCCATCTGGCCCAGAAAAGCCAGGCCCTGCAGGAGCTGATCTCAGAGCTGGAGAGGAGGAGTCGGGGCCCAGTACTGGAACTGCTTCAG GACGCTAAAAGTATCCTGGAAAG GAGTGAGGCCTGGAACCTGAAGGAGCTAGGCGTTGCCTCCCCAGACCTGAGGAATGAGTGCTGTGTTCCAGGGCTGAAGAATATGCGGAAGACACACGGAG TACACGTCACTCTGGATCCAGACACAGCCAATCCGTGGCTCATCCTTTCTAAGGGTCGGAGACAAGTGAGGCTTGGATACACCTGCCAGGACTTGCCTGAAAATGAAGAGAGATTTGATAGTTATCCCATGGTCCTCGGTGCCCAGCACTTCGACTCTGGAAAGCTTTACTGGGAGGTAGACGTGACCGGAAAGGAAGCCTGGGACCTGGGGGTTTGTAGACACTCTGTCAAGAGGAAGGGACAATTTACGCTCAGCCCTGAGAATGGCTTCTGGACAATTTGGTTGTGGAACAAACAAAAATATGAGGCTGGCACTTCCCCCCAGACTTCCCTCGACCTTAAGGTGCCTCCTCGCCAAGTTGGGATCTTCCTGGACTATGAGAACCACACTGTCTCCTTCTACAACATCACTGACCATGGCTCCCTTATCTACACTTTCTCTGAATGTGCCTTTGTTGGGCCTCTGCGGCCCTTCTTCAATACTGGTTTCAGTGACGGAGGAAGAAACACGGCCCCTCTGACCCTGTGTCCACTGAAGCTGGGATATTAG